The Dendropsophus ebraccatus isolate aDenEbr1 chromosome 10, aDenEbr1.pat, whole genome shotgun sequence genome has a segment encoding these proteins:
- the FOSB gene encoding protein FosB isoform X3, whose product MYQGYDSSSSSPSAESQYLSSVDSFGSPSAAAAPQECVALCDVPSSFVPTVTAITSSQDLQWLVTPALISSMAQSQPPPGPSVDPYDLPGPSYASPSGSSYGTSQPAASSSGQEETRPSRPRKRPREEALTPEEEEKRRVRRERNKLAAAKCRNRRRELTDRLQNETDLLEEEKSNLEAEIDELRRQKEQLEFALLSHRSGCKLPFEDPDLPLTEPATSFSLGGLLPSFPPQPEREEPVEAGTSAAAEVSAPPPTRSAPHHSWPSET is encoded by the exons ATGTACCAGGGATACGACTCCTCCAGTTCCTCCCCCTCGGCCGAGTCTCAGTATCTGTCATCTGTGGATTCCTTTGGGAGcccgtctgctgctgctgccccgcAG GAGTGTGTGGCCCTGTGTGATGTTCCCTCCTCCTTTGTTCCCACCGTTACGGCCATCACCAGTAGTCAAGACCTCCAGTGGCTGGTCACTCCGGCCCTTATATCTTCCATGGCTCAATCCCAACCACCACCTGGACCGTCTGTTGACCCGTATGACTTGCCAGGCCCCAGCTACGCCTCACCCTCTGGGTCATCGTATGGTACAAGTCAGCCTGCCGCCTCTTCCTCGGGTCAAGAGGAAACACGCCCTTCAAGACCCAGAAAAAGACCTAGAGAAGAAGCG CTGACcccagaggaagaggagaagagaagagTCCGTCGAGAAAGGAACAAACTTGCTGCTGCCAAATGCAGGAACAGGAGACGAGAGCTGACTGACAGATTACAAAAT GAGACAGACCTTTTGGAGGAGGAAAAGTCCAACCTTGAGGCTGAGATTGATGAGCTGCGCAGACAGAAGGAACAGCTGGAATTTGCTCTTCTCTCCCACCGATCGGGATGCAAACTGCCCTTTGAGGACCCTGACCTGCCCCTCACTGAGCCAGCCACATCCTTTTCCCTCGGTGGACTTCTACCTTCATTTCCCCCTCAGCCGGAG AGGGAGGAGCCTGTGGAAGCCGGTACCAGCGCAGCAGCGGAAGTGAGCGCTCCTCCTCCGACTCGCTCAGCTCCCCATCACTCCTGGCCCTCTGAGACATAA
- the FOSB gene encoding protein FosB isoform X2, translating to MLCSSNGGKWRESSAAQQGQTECVALCDVPSSFVPTVTAITSSQDLQWLVTPALISSMAQSQPPPGPSVDPYDLPGPSYASPSGSSYGTSQPAASSSGQEETRPSRPRKRPREEALTPEEEEKRRVRRERNKLAAAKCRNRRRELTDRLQNETDLLEEEKSNLEAEIDELRRQKEQLEFALLSHRSGCKLPFEDPDLPLTEPATSFSLGGLLPSFPPQPEVSFPICLPPLPDSDCTTSAGSYTSSFVFTSPEGGACGSRYQRSSGSERSSSDSLSSPSLLAL from the exons ATGCTCTGCAGCAGTAATGGAGGGAAATGGAGAGAAAGCTCTGCAGCGCAACAGGGTCAGACT GAGTGTGTGGCCCTGTGTGATGTTCCCTCCTCCTTTGTTCCCACCGTTACGGCCATCACCAGTAGTCAAGACCTCCAGTGGCTGGTCACTCCGGCCCTTATATCTTCCATGGCTCAATCCCAACCACCACCTGGACCGTCTGTTGACCCGTATGACTTGCCAGGCCCCAGCTACGCCTCACCCTCTGGGTCATCGTATGGTACAAGTCAGCCTGCCGCCTCTTCCTCGGGTCAAGAGGAAACACGCCCTTCAAGACCCAGAAAAAGACCTAGAGAAGAAGCG CTGACcccagaggaagaggagaagagaagagTCCGTCGAGAAAGGAACAAACTTGCTGCTGCCAAATGCAGGAACAGGAGACGAGAGCTGACTGACAGATTACAAAAT GAGACAGACCTTTTGGAGGAGGAAAAGTCCAACCTTGAGGCTGAGATTGATGAGCTGCGCAGACAGAAGGAACAGCTGGAATTTGCTCTTCTCTCCCACCGATCGGGATGCAAACTGCCCTTTGAGGACCCTGACCTGCCCCTCACTGAGCCAGCCACATCCTTTTCCCTCGGTGGACTTCTACCTTCATTTCCCCCTCAGCCGGAGGTATCATTCCCTATCTGTTTGCCTCCACTACCGGACTCAGACTGTACCACCAGCGCGGGATCTTACACATCTTCATTTGTGTTCACCTCCCCAGAGGGAGGAGCCTGTGGAAGCCGGTACCAGCGCAGCAGCGGAAGTGAGCGCTCCTCCTCCGACTCGCTCAGCTCCCCATCACTCCTGGCCCTCTGA
- the FOSB gene encoding protein FosB isoform X1, translated as MYQGYDSSSSSPSAESQYLSSVDSFGSPSAAAAPQECVALCDVPSSFVPTVTAITSSQDLQWLVTPALISSMAQSQPPPGPSVDPYDLPGPSYASPSGSSYGTSQPAASSSGQEETRPSRPRKRPREEALTPEEEEKRRVRRERNKLAAAKCRNRRRELTDRLQNETDLLEEEKSNLEAEIDELRRQKEQLEFALLSHRSGCKLPFEDPDLPLTEPATSFSLGGLLPSFPPQPEVSFPICLPPLPDSDCTTSAGSYTSSFVFTSPEGGACGSRYQRSSGSERSSSDSLSSPSLLAL; from the exons ATGTACCAGGGATACGACTCCTCCAGTTCCTCCCCCTCGGCCGAGTCTCAGTATCTGTCATCTGTGGATTCCTTTGGGAGcccgtctgctgctgctgccccgcAG GAGTGTGTGGCCCTGTGTGATGTTCCCTCCTCCTTTGTTCCCACCGTTACGGCCATCACCAGTAGTCAAGACCTCCAGTGGCTGGTCACTCCGGCCCTTATATCTTCCATGGCTCAATCCCAACCACCACCTGGACCGTCTGTTGACCCGTATGACTTGCCAGGCCCCAGCTACGCCTCACCCTCTGGGTCATCGTATGGTACAAGTCAGCCTGCCGCCTCTTCCTCGGGTCAAGAGGAAACACGCCCTTCAAGACCCAGAAAAAGACCTAGAGAAGAAGCG CTGACcccagaggaagaggagaagagaagagTCCGTCGAGAAAGGAACAAACTTGCTGCTGCCAAATGCAGGAACAGGAGACGAGAGCTGACTGACAGATTACAAAAT GAGACAGACCTTTTGGAGGAGGAAAAGTCCAACCTTGAGGCTGAGATTGATGAGCTGCGCAGACAGAAGGAACAGCTGGAATTTGCTCTTCTCTCCCACCGATCGGGATGCAAACTGCCCTTTGAGGACCCTGACCTGCCCCTCACTGAGCCAGCCACATCCTTTTCCCTCGGTGGACTTCTACCTTCATTTCCCCCTCAGCCGGAGGTATCATTCCCTATCTGTTTGCCTCCACTACCGGACTCAGACTGTACCACCAGCGCGGGATCTTACACATCTTCATTTGTGTTCACCTCCCCAGAGGGAGGAGCCTGTGGAAGCCGGTACCAGCGCAGCAGCGGAAGTGAGCGCTCCTCCTCCGACTCGCTCAGCTCCCCATCACTCCTGGCCCTCTGA